The segment CTTTCCAGACGTCGACAGTTTCCCAACGTactgtataaaaaaaatcacagtAATTTCAGTTACGAGTTAGaaaactcactctctctctctctttctctctctctctggtgtgtgcatgtgtgtgtgtgtgtgtgtgtgtgtgtgtgtgcaacataTCAAGTATCATTGCAATGAGAACTTATTTGGTATACAGTGTGAATATCAAAATGACCACATGATAATCTACGTTTTTGCACACATTCTTCGTCTCCAATTAGAAGGCCAGATATCGAATAAATAAACACTTCTGTGCcatcaacaaacagtacactttGTATAAATGAAAACAGTAAAACTAACTTACTATGAGGCTGCTCCACATTGACCTGTACACATCCTGCCTGGTGGAACCCACGTGGTGCAGGATATGCACCATCCCCTTTGGCACGTCCGCGCTACAGACACAAAGGATGTAAAATATTGGTGAAATCAGAACTAACATTAGGGTGAAAATGGTGTTAACTCACTAGGACGTTGTATTCACCATGCATCACTGTACATCTACAAAGTAGTCTATAAAACACAAGACAGTACGCGCAGCacgttgatattttttttttcgagcTCAGCTAAATAACTGAAGCACATGGGAATCTCATTATCACACCCAAATGAATAAATAGTTCCAAGTACACAAAGAGATCATGTTCTGACTTGTTGAAAGTACTTTATTACAGTGCCGTTCATTTTCTAGTACCAACGAAGTTTAGACAACAAAGGATTTAAAATGGCTTACCCAACATTTCTGAAAGCTTCCTCGAGGTTTGCCTTGCTTGCTGATGCCATTTTGTCAATGTGTCACGATGATCAGTACTCACGGAAACAAAAGAATTACATCGCCAAGGCAAATGACTCTGTGCAACCTTctttaaaaagtatgggtcctGTGGTACCCACATCATCCGAATCAGTATAAACAGTTTTATCCTTCTTTGAAAAATATGGGTCCTGTAGGACCCAGGATGCCATAATCGGGGTATCAAACACGAAGCCCGGTGAAGGTTAACAGGATGTTTGAAGATGTGtttcttttattatttgtttgagaGACAAGAAGTTGGAAAAAAAGTGTTATTTCATGTTCTTTTGTCACCGAGGGCAAAGTTAGTCAATCATTGATATagtaaaaaaaatctgttttgtttgttgccaTTGAAATAACACTTACAACAGCACTAAACATGATGTTGCTAATTATCTTTTTGTGGACTATTCAATGGAGTGTTTTGAATTGTGCCATTTATCATGCAACAACTGGTTTATTTTTACGGTGGTTGATTTTCCATTATGCAAAAATATAATTCTATGGCTGAAgactaccttcttcttcttcttctgcgttcgacgtgAAGACTACCTCATTTCATTCTATTTCATGATTATACTGAACACACTCTAGCAGTAGCCCTGCTAGTCCGTTTATCTCATTCGAggcgcagctaaatttcccctgtgttccctgccaacgcgcgatttagagccattttgaaaaaaatattaaaaatcaacaacacaagataaccttacataccttatgtttttgcaaagtttgaaacttactcttttagaaaatatatgaaacatttgaaagtacataccttttgttgtcttcatatccacgcaaaatatccaatttgaagcaaaacaaaaaaactttctacgtcatgggttcatcatacacaatgtcatgatcgacacttgcattgcccgaatcatcacccaaatgatcgtccattggcacaaaatcgtcaccagaatctaaaatatcatctccactatcatcatcactgaggtcaagatcagaaccgtactgaataacacgttctagcactcttttcaagttactacgtctcagcagaacgatccgccatcttggaaaagtcaaaacacgtgggtcgcacaccgtcaacaaaatttttattaatcccaacaatttaagggaaggaactgtttacagtgaatggtaccactgtagacagatagaagttcattgcaggggttgtttcccttggtcagcaggaccgtttacaccgttaaaaattcgtgatatccgtcggaactcaagtgccggcacgcagccaacgctaaacacagatgtcggaattccagttccgacgcgcCTCGAATGAGTTAAGGAAAGTCGACACATTGTATGTTCCCGTCAGAACAATGTATATACACTGGGTGCGTATGATGTTTTTTCGGTTTTTTTATTATGAGCACACTGgtggttgtgtttttttaatttgataTTTAATGATTTATTCAGAATGTGTTCTTGCAAATCATTGTTGGACATTTTAAAGGTGCTCGTCTGcattttttctcctttttttttatattactACATTTTAATTTAACTAAAAAGTTGTGACAGATGACATCTTCTTAATTTATTCCCCTTGTTTTTAACATGACTATTAATATTATAAGGAGAGTTtgctgagaaaaaaacccattgtTTTACCTATAACTTTTTTAAAATAACTTTTTGCACAGTGGTTCTTCTCATCATGTGActtaactttttagcgaaatttAATGGTAGGATTATGAATAAATAAGCAAAACACAGACGAACACCTTTAAATAAGCTAGATGGGACATATCTTAGGATTGGTCAAAAGGTCAGTTTATTATGTGctgtcaaaacaacgatggtGGAGACAATTGgctatttttaattcatttgtGCAGCAAAAATGAGGCTATGTTCTGACAACTGACCACGTATTGAACAGTCACAACTTTTCAGACAATGGAAAAATGCATGATACAAACTTGACTTGGTTATACTTGTAGAGCCTATGAATACTCACAAAATGCATGTCAGATTCTATTAGCAAAAAACAATACGAAATCTGAGCAAGTGAGTCATGATTATCGGTGGCTTTGCCCTTGTTTAAAGCGGCTAGATCTGATTTAAAACAGCTATGCCTACGTTGCATTCAGACATTGTTTTCAGCCGATTTGAGCGGAATGGCTGTACATATTGTTCAGCCAACCTTAATTAGAGCAACCCTTACCCTTGTTATCCCAAAGAAGTACTGtacgccccccgcgggttagggggaagaatttacccgatgctccccagcatgtcgtaagaggcgactaacggattctgtttctctttttacccttgttaagtgtttcttgtatagaatatagtcaatgtttgtaaagattttagtcaagcagtatataagaaatgttaagtcttttgtactggaaacttgcattctcccagtaaggtaatatattgtactacgttgcaagcccctggagcaatttttttattagtgcttttgtgaacaagaaacaattaacaagtggctctatcccatctcccccctttccccgtcgcgatataaccttcgtggttgaaaacgacgttaaacaccaaataaagaaagaaagacttaaGAAACGTCGTTTAAACTCGGCGTACAGCGAGCTTCCGCAGCGACCACTGCTCTTTTGTTGTGGAGGCTGTGTGAATTACTTCCCGTTTAGTCATGCATATAGTCTCAATGCCACACTGAATTGGCCACTAGAACCCGAGTTTTGAGATATGAAACTATTCCGGTCGTGAAGCATTGTTATGGTTTATAGTAGCATAACACTAGTCTGGTGGCGATAGGAGAGAGTAAATCAGACCTAGCCGCTTTAAACTCTCCCTCTTGTACAAAAGAGTAGTGGTCGCTTCTAAAGCTTGCTGTACGCCGAGTTTGAACGACGTTTCTTAAGTGTACAGTACTTCTTTGGGATAACAAGAGTAAGGATTGCTCTAATTAAGGTTGGCTGGGCAATATATAACAGCAATTCCGCTCAAATCGGCCAAAAACAAGGCCCGAAGGCATCGTAGGCATAGCCGTTTTaactttattatcattattatttattatcgtGACCACAAACTACCATAAGGTCCGCTAGTAGGAAAGTCAAAACAATCATAACGTATCATAAACACTGGGTCATCGTGtgatcattattatttattatcgtGACCACAAACTACCATAAGGTCCGCTTGTAGGAAAGTCAAAACAATCATAACGTATCATAAACACTGGGTCATAGTGGTGTTTCACATGTAATGATTGATTTCGATTTTGagtgctctatcccatctccccccctttccccgtcgcgatataacctgcgtggttgaaaacgacgttaaacaccaaataaagaaataaagaataaagaaagattTTGAGTGtatataaagtgtatttatggtACATTTACTTTTGGCTCTTTAGATCAGCTTAATTTGGTATTTCATGGGCATCGGTCAAAAGGTCACTTCAGCATGTGctgtcaaaacaacgatggtGGAGGCAAATGGCCTATTTTAACAGGATGTTTGAAGATTtgctttttcaattttgtttgagagACAAGAAGTTGGAAAATAGTTTTATTGTATGTTTCTTTGTCACCTGGGGCAAAGTTATTCAATCGTCGCTATACGTTTGTTGGAAGCTATAATACAAAGGATAAATTGGCAGCTTTCTTACTTTCTGTTAGAAACAAAAGtatatttttcatttgttgCAATTGAAAAAGCATAGACCTTACTAAAGATGCTGCTAGTTGTTTTGATTGTGTGGACTATTCAGTGGAGTGTTTTAAAtaatctgtatatatatatatatcccatgacctcccttctttgtctctgttacttcagtatgggtatatatgttgtatttttatagctcaataaatacatcatggactcaaaaaaatatatgatagtgcagattccgatttgggcgaagaactactttgctcccgacctttgacctcgcgccgaacaatgtgacacatttgtatgaagttccaaaatcgtattgcacggctcagaaaaccatatcagttgcacgcaaaaatgaatctcagaactgatctgatgtatgagatgcaataagcaaacgtttctttcattatgaaagcaatgcaggtgggaaaaaacgaacattcaacttacaagataaccagatgctagcgaaccaaaacaaaaacacgagtaccctccccttgcttcgttagcagacgacttttgagaatctgtcagaccgtccttacctggcacggttgggcttcgctatcatcagctgtttcacgtgttttgcgagcaagtctactcttttgcctggctctgcagtaagtccacattggcgatgaaggtatctaagaacttaacatgtgtgtatttttccgtaatccagtcatattctttcaaaatgcaatcaagcggcggtgacagacttgggtcctgttttcatcgcatcaataccagtttaggttcatgcaaacacactcgcaaaacagtttatcatgtagatacatttcaaatagggagcaaatggttaaatctacatatgtgttccctaaaatttgcttctctgtcaataagactaattgtataataatgcgttcgaaaaaaacaacgtggaatcgattctgaatcgagtcgagtaagccaaatgggggccaaaccggtttccccgttccgccgacctgaaacgcaaaagaattgtgcgcttcaactaaatggatttctatacgacttcattactttcttgcaacttatgaacctttacttaacgcttttaaacggtctgaaagtagtgttaccgcgtacttatagatgcactcattcgttttattttttcagcgacggtcacttagtttaaggttgcaaaaaggccatgtctcgctgaaaacactgtttcacactccacagatcgcaaaagtgccgctagtagtctacactttgtgtttgatggtagaatgggatatacagattacaacactcgtggttttttatatggcttgtatttcagtcaagacccagcgggaatatcaatcgagagccactcgccaaaggctcgtgtctcccgatgatattcatccgctgggtcttgactgaaatacaagccatataaaaaaccactcgtgttgtaacctatacatatatatatatgccaatTCTCATGCCTCACAGTATTTTAACATTGGTTTATTTTCCATGTTACAAATATGTAATCATATGACTCGAGACTACCTTACTGTGTTATATTGCATTATTATCATGAACGCATTAGGCCCACTTATAAGTTTAAAGAAAGTCAAAGCCGTGTATTGTTCCTTTCAGAACAATGTTATACACCGGGTGTGCATTAtgtgttttcattatttttaatCATGAGCACACTGGTGGTTGTGTTTcatatttaattatttatttggAGTGTGTTTGATTTAGCTTAATTTGAATTTTGTTGGACATTGGTCAAAAGTTCAGTTTATTATGCGCGGTCAGAACAATGATGGTGGAGGCAATAGCCTATTTTTCAACAGGTTTGAAGGTTTTGTTTGAGAGAAATAAatctgtctttttatatttagtcaagttttgttttctttgtcatgTTGGGCAGAGTTATTCAATCGTTGTTATACGTTAAGTTCACTGATTTCTTAAATCTAATGTAAGCGCTGTTTAAGAGGTTTTGAAGGTACAAaatacactttttttctctgttctctTTAACAAGAtattcagatttgtttttcttctttattttagtTTGAGACGAGAAGTTGTACATGCATTCTATTTCCTGTTCCTTTGTCAACTGGGGCAACATTCAATCACTGTTATAGCCTGGTTGTAAGCTATAACAGTATAAGTATAATTATACAAAGGATAAATTCACTGCTTTTTAAATGTCTGCAAAAAGCAAATGTCACCGTTTTGTTGCATGCCATTGAAAAGGAATAAAAACTACCaaacgttattttgcaaaacatGCTTATTGTTATGATTCGACtgattgtgtttgtatgtggatGTGTGATCACAGGATTGCAGATTGCATGGACATAATCGCCACAgggaaaatcattcaaatccttactccgaaagttaacaaaaAGCTATTATTGTCTCAAGAAGAGAAATTGTTTCTACAACTGAACACACAGACTGTAAAATGCATGTGTATACAAAAGCAATTATGCTAAACAAGCCCATCATTAAATGAATGGAAGTcaaagtaaataaaataaaatgcaattTCAAATGTGAAGGTATCTTAAAATGTCGATGAACAAACGCAAGGGAACTGAGCGCCATCATAAAAATACCTTTCATTACAAGGACAAAAAAAAACGTAACTGACAGACTGattctaatataggtccctgataaCACTTATAGTATCCACCACCTTCAAATATGATCATTAAACTTCATTTTAAAAAGCTTCATGATTATGCACTGCAAAGTAAGCTACACGTTTTGTTTAGCTGTTTCGTACACATAAAAAAAAGGCTTTGTGATTCTTTGGTCTAAGTGCCAATAGAAGGTTTTGAAAGGAGCAAGTTAAAATGTAAAGGCACACTACcttatataatatatatgttacaggcaagtTGGGAAACCaggcatttccggaaatgactaccGAAAAGTAGTCATTTACGGAAATGACTGATTCACTCGGTCATTTCAGGAAATGCCTAAAGTTTAGCTGGATATTTTAGTcatttccagtaatgactgaaaTTAGCTGTTAGGCATTTCCAGAAATGCCTGACACACAAACTCTTGATCAAtcgaaacgcacgcacgcacgtgtacAATAAGAATGAAAagggttataaatatgtaccaGATTTTAATGTTATTATCTGTCAGATTAAAAGGTAGATAaaagaataataacaaaatgaaatactaaaatacacacattttcatGTAGATTTGAGTGTTAATTACTcttctgttcatttgtttttgcatgCCAGGCTTTAGTGGCATAATGCTTTACGTTCAGAGCATTTGCACTGTGCACTTTAGGAATGGAAatggttataaatatgtgcaagaatttaaaatgtagagcaatgaataaaacacacacacaccaacacacacacacacacacacacacacacatacaccaacacacacacacacacacacacacacacacacacacatacacacatagttTGAGTACCAGGCATTcttctgttcatttgtttttgcatgtcAGGCTTTGGTGGCAACGACTGTTGCAGAGTACTTTACGTTTGAAGCATTTACACCTATTTGTTTGACACTTTTTCCCCCCAGAGCAGTTGCATTTGGTAAAGCCCTGTCCTCCACTCAAGGAATTTTGAACAACTGCCTCGCGGACACTGACCTGTTTGTCACATTTTACATCTTGCTCTGTCAAGAGTTTCTGTGCGCAGAGTTCAAATTCATTTCTAGTGAAAGATCCTTTCAGTACCCCGCTTCTTGTTGCAATTTTATACAGGTCGTTTTCAGTCTTGTGCAGAATAattcccagaatgtttctgGGATCTCCTCGACCCCTGTCGACCAGGGGAACGGGCACTGCCACGTTGTCTCCAGGTTGTCCCGGGCATAGCTCTATTCTGCTACGCTTTATCATTCGCTCTGCCTGCCCCTTCTGGCATTCTCGGCTGGCCTCCCGTTGACGATTGATACTTGGTTGCCGTTTGTTGAGCAAGCGAAGTTCATTATTTTCAGTATGCAGGACTCCTTCGCCACCATTTGATAGTTCCTGTAGaatggcagtggcagtggcatCAGTCATTGACGGTTCACCTTGGACTGTTTCGACGACTCCTTCCCCACCATTTGATAGTTCATGTAGaatggcagtggcagtggcatCAGTCATTGACGGTTCACATTGGACTGTTTCGACGACTCCTTCACCACCATTTGATAGTTCTTCCTGTAGAATGGCAGTGACATTAGTCATTGTCAGTTCATCTTGGACTATTTCGAATGCTCTGTCGATGACTGCTGCATCACCATTTGAAAGTTCCTGTAGAGTGGCACCAGCACTGGTTGATTCTTCATGGACCTGCACAGAGACACTTGTTATATTGATGTCCAAATCTGAACCTGCTGACTCCGGATTGCTTGCGTTATCAGCATTACTTGACCAGCCTACTCTTTCTCGAAGGTCCTCTTCTGTTTGCATTTCATCAATCAGGGCCTCTGGCAGCCACGTGGAAGACAGCCCAACTCTGGGCTCGACGCCAAACATGGCTCTGTACGGGGATCTTTTCAATCCTGAATGGTAGGCTCGGTTTTTCATGAACTGCACGAACTTTAGACCCAATGACCAACGCGTTGTTTGGTGATCCGACATCCAAGCAGTCAGCATGTCCTTGATGTCACCGTTGGCCCTCTCTACAGAGCCTTGTGACTGAGGATGACGAGGTTTTCCATGAACGAGTTTTAATTCTGGCCACAGATCTCGTAGTTCTCTGATGACAACTGCAGTGAACTCGCTTCCATTGTCCGATTGAAGGATCACTGGAGCCCCGAAAAGAGTAAAAATGTCCACGAGCTGAAGGGCTACTTGGCACGCCCTTTTTGATGTCAGCGGTCGCAAGACTACAAATTTGGTGAGGTGATCTTGATAGACCATAATCCATTTGTAGCCGCCATCCTCCATCGACTGGTAGTCCACAAGGTCCACTTGGCTTCTGGAATTGAATTCCTCTGTGAGAATAGGTCGCACGACGACACCTTTGGTTTTCTGTCGCTTTTGTTTCTCCTGGCACACGAGGCAATAAGACTTAAACAGTTCTACACTGTCtctttggatattggcaaatttCTTTTCCAGTTCCTTCAGCATCCTATCGCGCCCTCCGTGACCGGTGGCGATGTGTGCAGTCTTGATGGTGTCGTAGGTATCTTCAAGGGTGACAAAGAAGATCGGGGCTTCATCAGGTGAGGATCTTTTTCGGATCAGCTTGTCATTTGGACCGCACTGCAGCACCTCATACCTTTAGAATAAAAACGCACTATcaataaacaaaacagagagagagtgagagagagagagggagatagacagagagagagagagagagagagagagagagagagagaaagagagagagaggaagaaagagggagagagagagagggagagagagagagtgagagagagagagagagagggagagagagagagagagagagagtcaacgagagagagggagagagagagagaggaagaaagagggagagagagagggagagagagagagagagggagagagagagagagaaagggcagagagaaagagagagggagagaaagagagagagagacagagagggagagagagacagagagagagagagagagagagagagagagaaagagagagagggagagagagagaggaagaaagaggaaaATGTCTGTGACCAAATGTTTATGTCTCATGCCAATATCTTgccgcataagagagagagagagagagagagagagagagagagagagagagagaaagagagagagggagagagagagaggaagaaagaggaaaATGTCTGTGACCAAATGTTTATGTCTCATGCCAATATCTTgccgcataagagagagagagagagagagagagagagagagagagagagagagagagagagagagagagagagagaaagagagagagagtaggagtaTGAAGacacaagttaaaaaaaaagagggagagagagagagagagagagagagagagagagagagagagagagagagagagagagagatactaaccTCTTCATCAGTTTGTACTGGCGTGATGTTTTGGTTGTCGATGACACCTGTGCTGTCTTGAGGTCGTTGATCATGGTAAAGTAGCAATCCTTTGGTAACAAATAGTTCTTATTTTTGGCATATCTTTCAAAAAGACATTTTCGAAAACGATCCTCTACGTCCATAGTGGATgtctgttcaaactgtgtgcaGCAACTAAGTTCAGAAACTAACTCGCCAAGTTTGGAGAACAGTATTCACGAGCCCAAGTAAATTAAATACATAACCGCccataaaaagttaaaaaaaaaacacacacacacgattatttAAACACAAATTTTATTCAGTTTAGTTTGGAGAACAATATTCACGTGGTTGACAGTTTTGGTCACGATCGCTGGCTTGGCGTGAACACAAATGTCCTAACATTTCTCATTTCACAACCTTTATGACTATGATTCACGTGCCTAGGCATATTCGGTAATGTTGACTAAGTAATTTCAGTCATTTCTGTAAATGACTAAAATATCAAGCTCAACTTTAGGCATTTTCGGAAATGACCGAGTGAATCAGTCATTTCCGTAAATGACTACTCTcgttagtcatttccggaaatgcctGGTTTCCCAacttgcctgtaacatatatacaatATCACACTACCACGGAAAGTCAATACAATGCATACCCCGGTCAAAACAACGTTCACACACGAGTGTGTATCGTGTGTATCATCTTTGTCAACACAATGCAGGCGGTGTttcagtttattgaaatattgagtgtatgtgagtgtaattATGCACATTCACTTTTGGCCAATTTAAATGAGCTTGATGTGGAATTTTGTTATCTATTGGTCAAACGGTCATTTCAACCGGCActgtcaaaacaacgatggaACTGGCCAATAGTCACAATAACGAGGGGAAAACATGTATACCCCGGTCAAAACAACGTTCACACACGAGTGTGTATCATCTTTGTCAACACAATGCAGGCGGTGTttcagtttattgaaatattgagtgtatgtgagtgtaattATGCACATTCACTTTTGGCCAATTTAAATGAGCTTGATGTGGAATTTTGTTATCTATTGGTCAAACGGTCATTTCAACCGGCActgtcaaaacaacgatggaACTGGCCAATAGTCACAATAACGAGGGGAAAACATGTATACCCCGGTCAAAACAACGTTCACACACGAGTGTGTATCATCTTTGTCAACACAATGCAGGCGGTGTttcagtttattgaaatattgagtgtatgtgagtgtaattATGCACATTCACTTTTGGCCAATTTAAATAAGCTTGATGTGGAATTTCTTATCTATTGGTCAAACGGTCACTTCAGCAGGCActgtcaaaacaacgatgggaCCGGCCAATGGTCACAATAACGAGGGGAAAACATGTATACCCCGGTCAAAACAACGTTCACACACAAGTGTGTATCGTGTGTATCATCTTTGTCAACACAATGCAGGCGGTGTttcagtttattgaaatattgagtgtatgtgagtgtaattATGCACATTCACTTTTGGCCAATTTAAATAAGCTTGATGTGGAATTTCTTATCTATTGGTCAAACGGTCACTTCAGCAGGCActgtcaaaacaacgatggggccGGCCAATGGTCACAATAACGAGGGGAAaacaagtatgtgtgtgtgtgtgtgtgtgtgtgtgtgtgtgtgtgtgtgtgtgtgtgcattaagCCGCCTTTGCTGAAGTTACTACGTACCTGTCTCTGTTCTTTTTCACCTTTAGCGACCAAGGCCGAATGCCGAGGTTGATAAAGATGtaacagaaggtggtccataccacagtgctctgagggacaccacctggccagaggagacagcgctacaaaagaagctatacggccccaaagaggacttggagaggacagcacgtttcgccctgcagtccggactgacgatctaacagcgaacgacaagaagaagacagaaggtGGTTTGCTCCCCGAGGAACAACACAAAACGCTGACCttacaagccaccaaacatcgtgtTTTTTCATCATTTTGGAAGAGCGAAAGTACGCACAATATATGACGGGGATCCCTATTCCGAACGTAATTTATATAATGCAATTCAAGGCCCCATTAAAGCTGTTAGAAGTTTGAGATAACATGTCATTCTTGtgtgtgacgtcaaacgtaccatgttcgcttttcttccagtctaaaACTGTACAGAGCTGTCATCATATTTGCGAGTCCAGTAAGTGTTTGGCATATgccttttctttaaaatgttttAAGACTTTCCACTCTGTCTTTTGCGATTAATCATTATAAAGAGATAAGTTGTAAATTGACCATGAATTGCCGCGTTTATTATAAACATTGATTTGGTCTTTGATAGTGAAtgtttacaatcgttgtcctcggaaacacgaatTTAAAGCAGTGATGGTtccacacataaaaaaaacctgATTGGCTTTTAGTTTGACtatccacgtttcacatgaagCTCAAACCAACCCACTACGTCGATTTGTCACATCATTatgaacattgttttttgtttgttatcctgctggttatgaatgaaaactcgtgaaaattatGACAAAGATTATACCGACCTTATTGATCGCAAATGTACAATCTCATTAGTAAATTAATTCTACTAATCCACGTGTTCAGTCAGCAATGATTTACGCAGTTATAAAACTTCAAGGGAGCCCACCATGCTCGTCGGCCTAGCTCAGCAGCATCTGTACCAATTAAGCGAAACACCGTTGCAATTAGGCTTATAATTAGTCTTGTCTGAACACTGATCAAAGACAAATGTTTAACAAGGCCTTGGACAACAGATTAACAAGGATTTGGACTATATGTGGCAATGGCACAATAATTTCTTCCGTAAAGCAAAGTTCTGCTCACTATGAAAGATATGCCAAAGCTGTTTTGAGACCACTCTTCCACTTGGAGACACACAAAATCAATCATTTTCAAATTAATTCGAAAGAAGTTTTGTTCAGTCTGAAGCTTATGTCCAGCAAAGGAGGTCAAAAATATAATGTTCACATGTTGCAAAacgtaattaaaaaaaaaaaaatcaatcatttttcaaactttATATAATTATACTCTCCCAACAAAGAAACTCAACACAGGTAaacatttattttgttca is part of the Littorina saxatilis isolate snail1 linkage group LG15, US_GU_Lsax_2.0, whole genome shotgun sequence genome and harbors:
- the LOC138948866 gene encoding KRAB-A domain-containing protein 2-like, yielding MDVEDRFRKCLFERYAKNKNYLLPKDCYFTMINDLKTAQVSSTTKTSRQYKLMKRYEVLQCGPNDKLIRKRSSPDEAPIFFVTLEDTYDTIKTAHIATGHGGRDRMLKELEKKFANIQRDSVELFKSYCLVCQEKQKRQKTKGVVVRPILTEEFNSRSQVDLVDYQSMEDGGYKWIMVYQDHLTKFVVLRPLTSKRACQVALQLVDIFTLFGAPVILQSDNGSEFTAVVIRELRDLWPELKLVHGKPRHPQSQGSVERANGDIKDMLTAWMSDHQTTRWSLGLKFVQFMKNRAYHSGLKRSPYRAMFGVEPRVGLSSTWLPEALIDEMQTEEDLRERVGWSSNADNASNPESAGSDLDINITSVSVQVHEESTSAGATLQELSNGDAAVIDRAFEIVQDELTMTNVTAILQEELSNGGEGVVETVQCEPSMTDATATAILHELSNGGEGVVETVQGEPSMTDATATAILQELSNGGEGVLHTENNELRLLNKRQPSINRQREASRECQKGQAERMIKRSRIELCPGQPGDNVAVPVPLVDRGRGDPRNILGIILHKTENDLYKIATRSGVLKGSFTRNEFELCAQKLLTEQDVKCDKQVSVREAVVQNSLSGGQGFTKCNCSGGKKCQTNRCKCFKRKVLCNSRCHQSLTCKNK